The window TTTCAACGTCCCATCTGCCATTGTTAAGTTTCAGTCCTGTGACTAGTACCCCTTCCATGATATTAGCTCCATGTTTCTGGGCAGCTCTTGCCATGGccttgtaaaataataaagatcTATGTGACCATCAGCAGGGTTGAAGATCCCTCCAGGAatataaaaagaatatatatatacaaataactaaTCATGCCATACTCACAAAAACTATCCAGATTCTTgagttgaaaaattaaaatctacTTTCTTGCTCAGAACCTTTCTCTAAAATAATCTACTGTATAATACTTTATTCTGCAATCTTCCATCAGCTTTTAAAAAATGAGAAGATTTAGCCATCCTCCATTCTATCTCAGTCAAACAACACATAACAAAATAACTGAACTGTATACTTCAAGATACTGACACCAGGTTTTTTATGCGGCACCTTAGTAAATGCAAAAACCAAATCTTAATGTGGGCCAGAAACAGAGAACACACTCGAAAATAAGAAATCCTGCTGAGttaagataaaacattatatgttatCAAACCTCTCAGATTTAACACTCTTAAGAAAATTAGTTTGTGCATATGATTTTGATTTTGGTAGACATTATCCAACATACCTGAATGTAAAGCACAATTACTGTATTTGCCTAGTTTGcaaataactgtttaaatagttcaacaatttaaataaatgtgtttaaacaAACTGAGGAAGtatattaagatttaaaaatatgcaCAAATCTAAAATAAAAGCTATATGGTAATTTTTTTCTTGTCATACAATACTTACACCATACATATTTAACAAaggaaacatttcaaatatttcatctgGCCCTATAATATGTTAAAGGTTCAAATGGCTTAAACTGACAAGCAAATAcaattaactgttaaaatatttttttaaatcattttactaACAACCTGATTTCTGTGGTATctaaaaatcttattaattttaCCTAAAAGTAGTTATGTTTTATGACAAACAAACTACCAAAATCACAATTCAATTACATAGTTCTTTATCTTTCTACTTGCATGTACAACAGCATATACCACTTTTATTATACGATTAATCAGTTTCTAATTTTATGCACATaattatgtttcacttttcttAGAAAAAATGCAATAGcacattacattttaaaatagacagataaaaaaaacaaaaagtgtcatataaaaactttatacCAAAAAACACTTATTTAATCTTGCAGTTAATACATAAACACCATAGTTGCTTAAAGTGTCCAGTTACTGAAGCAAGGACAGCTCATACTTGTGTATTAAGCTGTTATTGGCACTAGGATGTGCAGTAATGATCATTATGTAGAGATGAGTTCAACTGAAATTAGAAGCCTTTACATTTAAAACACTACAGTGCTCATGCTAGGAAACTGAGAAAACTCAGAACTAATCaattattacaaaactgcatCTAAAGATCAGCTAATCTTCCTTGATGTCAAGAAAAAGAGCTGCAAAACTatcaattttttgttattttctttcagtCTATCCATCGGCTGTAACTCGTAAATTACAGAGTGCATATTTCCAGCTTGCACATGCTTCATTCTTCTGTAAGATGTGCCTTTCAAACCTAGAGCCCAACAGATTACTTACAGCCCAAAATATATGCAatgataaaattgtttaatactgCCCAATATGAGAGTCAGTCAATAGATGCTGCAATGTGTAAAGTTAATCCTATCAGTTCTGTCATGTTTCAAAACATGCAAgtcttatgtttatattaagcATTTACAATTAAGAACTTTCTACTAGtgtagaaagttttatttcattgacTTCTTGAAAAGTGCaacttgaaaaaaatatgaatagcAAGCACGAGGAGGTCATTTTGTTGAATCTGTTACCATACATTTCTGTTTGAGTCtgaataataattacataatagATTTCACTCTGTTATCCATATTTTTACAAACATCCATCTATTAAGATGTAATGTTTACCATCACTtattagaagaacaaaatacaGTTACTTGAAATGTTATCTTGACCATGTGTTAAAAGAACAAATATGAAACACTTGATTTCTTACACTGATCCACATCTGTAAAAATATGTTGCTTGTTTAACAAGACTGTCAATCATTATTGTGCAACATTGTTTTGGGTCTACTAAAATCTTTGTTTTGAAGTATATTGCTCTTGCTCATAACTCAAGTACAAAAAGAGATGAAACATCTTTTTTGATGATAACTAGACATATGATAGTTAAacgtaaaataaacaatgaaaaataactcCACAGAAAACACCAAATACTgtaaaataaccataaaaactGTGAAGTAAAAACTAACTGTGATACAAAACCAAAAATCTAACTTGGaatgactttaaaacaaaattcatttgaGAAAAACACTCTTATACTCTCATGATATTACATTCCAGTTTTGTTGCTAAAGACAGActgtaattaatgtttatttcaattaatttaacaataatcaGGAAACATGGCAGCATTCCCTATGTCGAGGTAGTTTAATTACAGCCCAAAACATAAACAACCACAATATCGGATCTGTAAGTCATTATGTGCATTATatgaaaatagatatttaatgtatgttctttacattatttagGTAGTAAATAACCTTTCATACATATAACAAATAGATTAACAAAAGAAGGAATACAAGAAGagtggtatttttattttttcacaatatatttttcccTCACCTCAGATTTAAACCTGAGAACTGCTTGTTATAAAAGTGCTCTACAAATGAAGTAAAGGAGTAGTCTCCTACAACTTGCTAGTCAGACATTTTTAATAACTCAAATTACTACATAAGTACTCATaaaattttcttgttattatgaaaatattcaatGTATTGAACACATAACAATGGAATAAAGCATTGCTTTACTATAACAACGTAACCTAAATAAAAATTCTATTAAACACTGTAATACATAACGCTTTTGTATAGGTTTAACTCACTTTGGAATTGTTGTTTCCTCTTGAAAAGGCTTCATATCCCAAAGTAATGTAAATTCCTATATCTTTTTATCagcatttattatattaattatttaatttttacacattGTAGTGAATTGCAAGAtgttaaaatttttctcaacacAAAAAAGGCCTGAAAAGGAACAATCAAAGCAATCTAATATGAATGTACtacatatcttttattttgtctATTCTTCAATGAAAAAGTTACATTTGACTTTGTTGCTCTATAAGATTGTCAagttgttaaatataaaagtatatccAATGAATAACATATCAAAAGCATAACTGACAACTGTAAAGAATTTTGGGAGTTCAATTATTATTGCTTTtggaacagaaaaacaaattacatgtcTAAGAAAAATTGTCATTATTCTAAGATGTGTGTTAAAGTGCCTTAATCAGTTTAGAACATTCTATTAAtattaaccattaaaataatacttCTGCTGGGAGTTTAGTttactaatttttatcattaattttttttgtgaaaaaataaattgatGTCATGGTGTAATTTTTGTCATTACAAATACCTTGAATAGATGTTGCAAGCTTGTAAATGTGTATTAATTCACTTACACAGTGAAGGATACACACGACAACTTTTGGAAAAGCAGCCTGTTGAAAAAGATAATACATATACACGAACAAACTGACATCGCTCATGTGTGTAGAAAAGTGGTTAAACTACGTTACTCAAGAATTGTAGGATATTGTGCTGTGAAAACTTAGtctcaatataaaaaaatgggTTAATTCCTGATTTGATTGCCTATCTATGATATGATCCCACTtaaatatttgagaaaatatgttaaaattttgatctatgaaaattaaaaaagaaagaattatagTATCCATTCAATTTCATTTAGGGATGAAGAAACAGtaatcataatttaaaatttattcattcgattcaaatatatttatttataaagaaacaataataataatacacatttattaaattttacggGAAGAAACTTCAATACAAATATCTGTGACTTTTGTATTAAAACAGCAACACCTTTCATGtgaaaaaagtattaatattattaattaacaagTATTTTTCTTCACAACTCCTTAATattactatgtttgtttgtttttgaatttcccataaagctacatgagggctatctgcgctagctttccgtaatttaacagtgtaagaccagagggaaggcagctggtcatcaacacccaccgccaaccctggggctactcctttaccaacgattGGTTGGTTAATTTAGCGtcttatggcacaaagcagctaggctatctgcgccaaacatccagtaaagagttaaaagtaaatttagtaacaTTCATAGAAGgtaattaaggtaaaacaaaacaaagtttaaaaaaaaaaacacataaaaagatacttaagttggcctttccaattcTAGATTCTCGGTATTTAATGTTACGaccagtttataatttaaaatcgaGCTAGaagaactgtgatttttaaaaaagcgccacattaaaaaggtgtaatgtataaattaaaagtacttaaatggcattaaaaagattaatgtacTTTGTGACCAacgcgtagtctagttagaacaacttcttctttctgatccttacacaagcaagatggtcaaagtccaatatagggttttatttcgaaaagcttgttttcgcgttgctcactccaagtcgactgccagctggaaTGTAGCAGAGCCTTAACtaaaggaccatagtccatgtatgggacaggcacagtggtgatagtgccagaacagatagacttagctggtgtcggcgagctcgttcccgcgaatatcAACGTGGACGAgtatccagaaaaaactggatagaagtgaatattaaagagaaatgggccagtcggttttgaatatcagcgagaacagggtgtgaaccaacgtgaagcgattccagcgCCAGTATGGAACTAATCCAGTAAGTAataatagtgcagtttgagtactgcttagcttctatgtgatccagggcaggagaaatggcgtacagttcagcaatgaacacagaagctgtagaggtgATTCTACATGAAACCAGAGAAgcataacaaaccatggcaaagcccacacagtAACCTGATTTTcagccatctgtataaataggaatagaaagACAGTTTGAAAGGTGTTCGgaaaatagcagacagtatttctaatcaggagtgtctacttttctcagatgacttaaaaataggtcacaattggggactgtaagaagctaTGTAGAGATGGGgtgaccagtagatacagcagtATTATCCAAGAAGAgaccaattcatctaactgcacctggatacgaaggccaaaaaaATCAATAGTAGACCATCTAGTCTGAAAAatcatggcccactgaggaaggaaaacacaaccccatgtgagttgctttggtaaagaacaaagttttgaagcatatagtaaagacaattgcaaacgacagaggtgcaaagaaggttcacgagactctatgtataagtgtggaaagccccagtgcagagcagaagtccttgatgatgaatagggtctagaaTCTTTTAGGCctatggtctggcagagccatagaccagtgatccatagtcgagttttatgatatatctttagcatagaacgtaaAACCGCTTCACAAGgtgtagaagagaggacacggaggatgttcagtgttcttatACATTTGACCACTAGCTGCTTGATGATGGTATAAAGGGCAGCTTACGGTCAATGATAAGTCCCatgaactttgtctcagggaccacgggcagcacaacttcaccgatacagagttcagaatTGGGGTGAATATcccattggcggcaaaagtgcatgcgaACGGTGTAAGAGAGAGATAtgggagttgtttagtgatggcattaatatttatactgaaaagtgtgacactcagaacacagaaAAAAACGGGaaaatgtcgaacccacacaggctcagaatagcaagagaagcaggaaatagatggcGCAGcttgtcatagtgtatatcatcaagtccaactgatgtactgccagactgatgaagggccagtttgagtttcactagtgtaaagggatgattatagtcatagagacaattagCTCGAAAGGAAGGAGGTGAATGCTCTGCTCCAGTCTGATGGCtgagaaggtggaagaagaggcagaggtgctagatacctggcaaaagctttcacctagagtattgatGATGCTCTGGATATCAGCTTCTTCCTGGTtatcagaaagcaagatcgagAGGCGAAAACATTTATACTGCTCATTGACCTTTTCAATCTTGTTCCACATAAACTGGTGGTAGAAtatatgctggttgtaaacttaatccaagattcgttctggctttgacgtcttacccacctagcatgtgcaagGGCCCGTTGGAAAGTGATGCGGTTCGAAAGCGTGGGATATCTATAGAAAGTAtctcaggcccgtttttgagccttcctttttatgtgacacataGGATTTCACTATGGAAgagaatatagtggaaaacatgtcgaggttttaggaatacattgagcagctgcttataAAATTCATTCAGTTACTAATGCCACACAGAGTCGTTCCTTGATGGCTTAAAggcgatggcaggatcaagttttgctAGAGCAGTGAAAGATGGCCAGTATGCCTGATcgagcttccaccggggcatacGGTTCGGGTGGGATCGACTACGGCCATTGTCTCtcaagaaaatgatcactgactcatggattattgtcaaccctccgtgtaaaatgggagaataatgaaggagagaaaatcgagagatcagtagcagtaaaggactgactaagtaCATGAAAATAGGTAGAAGAAACAGCatttaaaagagaaaggttgtgatctgatagcatacgctctacagagcgattcctcctatcaatatcagcacttccccttaggagatgatgttcattaaagtcaCCCAGGATGAAAGAAgaggagacagcaactgttcaatgaaagcatcaaggtcggattgatcatatgtctctccaggcaacaggtagagacagcaaacagtgatgatacgacacaaggaaacacggatgactaAGGcgtccaagggtgtgtcgagtggcaaacaCAGGGTGCGCaaatgctgatcaaccaacagtgcaacCCCTCCATTCACTCGTCCATCACATAtcctgtcatttctatacaaagaaaaccgtcgaaaggtgactgtatcgacaggtttcagaaatgtttcctgcaaggaaagacatacaggatggtaggaagcactcagtgttttgatataatccagattagaacgttgacctcgacagttccattgtatcagggtggcaatttttatttacgtgtaggcaaattgggtggagaacacttctgtttatgaccacgtcttttttccttactgtccttatttgagagaggtctattgacctccatggagcCTGCCCTGgttcaattgggcaggtctttgctgctGGAAGGGGATTTCAGTgattgaggacgtgaacaaattattgttttgcatcttggagtgggagaagaagatgtatccgaagAAATGCCTAGTACCTGGAACAAAAGATGTGggtcttggggtttgttggaatgtatataatgggacaaagatgggtgttgaagttgattcatcaacttttcaACAATGGAGGTCAttaggcttttcatttgtttggagaacgattcttttagAGGCACAGAGACATTTAtctacactcccactgtagttgtggaacgaagtgcagcagcatacgtccgaga of the Tachypleus tridentatus isolate NWPU-2018 chromosome 13, ASM421037v1, whole genome shotgun sequence genome contains:
- the LOC143239308 gene encoding uncharacterized protein LOC143239308 isoform X1 produces the protein MSDVSLFVYMYYLFQQAAFPKVVVCILHCAMARAAQKHGANIMEGVLVTGLKLNNGRWDVETPKVTESYFMSNIPKDFIPLLRTANIQTTVVGPITYAPVPLPLIGLTMDYPTSG
- the LOC143239308 gene encoding dimethylglycine dehydrogenase, mitochondrial-like isoform X2 encodes the protein MSDVSLFVYMYYLFQQAAFPKVVVCILHCAMARAAQKHGANIMEGVLVTGLKLNNGRWDVETPKGFWAHEIGRMVGVEFLLVPIHHQYLMTSTIPK